In Methylomagnum ishizawai, one DNA window encodes the following:
- a CDS encoding radical SAM protein, translated as MTAKPGFSTHKQRTIKSFQGHLEGRESPGHPLEIFLEISNVCNLKCAMCSVFSELNPYRLYALKSEERGFLDPKYIEALEPLLSHTLLVHCYGYGEPTVHPEFVGLLDSILRYEVLVDFFTNGMNLGEELCQFLVDRKIFRVTVSFSGASPEDYENVYLGGGFDTVLDGLARLHRIKTERGSRYPEIEINSIAFQHHMDRIVDFVALMADRGVNTIYLKPMHAYETLPMLHAHGAVMRPQVEGKLLEAAHRLARQRGLALVDEFSNVATAATPEEEATVRGRLLWGRGDGNVATVPIAELKQTAKTVKALVPPKAERARPATAMDQTAATIDQFLDIRTPEPATGFQCSQPFKTFYVNQQGAVRPCCFGFSNAYLGHLDAHDGEAIWSGIGFSQTRAAIRQGQYPMKICAACLKQKSYPKIDNFWSMVSAYAGWYKARFGEAFPAMADYAQLYIDSGEGFSEAESIIHGVANTQDVQTLEFKLGTRPAPRNLRLDPMNGPTAVAIHKITALGPDGREHPVRFLPLNMTEARTGQMVFACQDPQIALVGFPAESCHSLVVALSYAQETLEQVLAQRQGSAYCAQLFIDTGTGYSEADSMIQPLIPSLGRQDIAFELGERAGIQAFRFDPINTAARMVIHEAEAIDHTGKPHPLAVTLSNFSGQRDGVLLFETDDPQIHLEAAPDRQYRQLRFSIGYQLLAPQ; from the coding sequence ATGACAGCGAAACCCGGTTTCTCCACGCATAAACAGCGGACGATCAAATCTTTCCAAGGCCATTTGGAAGGCCGGGAATCCCCCGGCCACCCCTTGGAAATATTCCTGGAAATCAGCAACGTCTGTAATCTGAAATGCGCCATGTGCAGCGTGTTTTCCGAGCTGAATCCCTACCGTTTGTACGCCCTCAAATCGGAGGAACGCGGTTTCCTCGATCCCAAGTATATCGAAGCCCTGGAACCCCTGTTATCCCATACCCTGCTGGTGCATTGCTATGGCTATGGCGAACCCACCGTGCATCCCGAATTCGTGGGCTTATTGGATTCCATCCTGCGATACGAGGTGCTGGTGGATTTCTTCACCAACGGCATGAACCTCGGCGAGGAACTTTGCCAATTCCTGGTGGACCGCAAAATCTTCCGGGTCACGGTGAGTTTCTCCGGCGCTTCCCCGGAGGATTATGAGAACGTCTACCTGGGCGGCGGATTCGATACCGTGCTGGACGGTCTCGCCCGCTTGCACCGTATCAAGACCGAACGCGGTAGCCGTTACCCCGAGATTGAGATCAACTCCATCGCCTTCCAGCACCATATGGACCGCATCGTGGACTTCGTGGCGTTGATGGCCGACCGCGGCGTCAATACGATTTACCTGAAACCCATGCACGCCTACGAAACCCTGCCCATGCTGCACGCCCATGGCGCGGTGATGCGGCCCCAGGTGGAAGGCAAGTTACTGGAAGCAGCCCACCGCCTGGCCCGCCAGCGCGGCTTGGCCCTGGTCGATGAATTCAGCAATGTCGCCACCGCCGCCACGCCCGAGGAGGAAGCCACCGTGCGGGGCCGCTTGCTCTGGGGCAGGGGCGACGGCAACGTCGCCACCGTGCCCATCGCCGAACTCAAACAGACCGCCAAGACCGTCAAGGCCCTGGTCCCGCCCAAGGCGGAACGCGCCCGGCCCGCCACCGCCATGGACCAAACGGCAGCAACCATCGATCAATTCCTGGATATCCGCACCCCGGAACCGGCCACCGGGTTCCAATGCTCCCAGCCCTTCAAAACCTTCTATGTCAACCAACAAGGCGCGGTGCGGCCTTGTTGTTTCGGTTTTTCCAATGCCTACCTGGGCCATCTCGACGCCCACGACGGCGAGGCGATTTGGAGCGGCATCGGATTCTCCCAAACCCGGGCGGCGATACGCCAAGGCCAATACCCGATGAAAATCTGCGCGGCCTGTCTGAAGCAAAAGAGCTATCCCAAGATCGATAACTTTTGGAGCATGGTTTCAGCCTATGCCGGTTGGTACAAAGCCAGGTTCGGGGAAGCCTTTCCCGCCATGGCCGATTATGCCCAGCTTTATATCGACAGCGGCGAAGGCTTCAGCGAGGCCGAATCCATCATCCACGGCGTGGCCAATACCCAGGACGTGCAAACCCTGGAATTCAAGCTGGGCACCCGGCCCGCGCCGCGCAACCTGCGGCTGGACCCCATGAACGGTCCCACCGCCGTCGCCATCCACAAAATCACCGCCCTCGGGCCGGACGGGCGGGAACATCCGGTCCGCTTCCTGCCGCTGAACATGACGGAAGCGCGGACGGGCCAGATGGTGTTCGCCTGCCAAGACCCGCAAATCGCCCTGGTGGGCTTCCCGGCGGAAAGCTGCCACAGCCTGGTGGTGGCGCTGAGCTACGCCCAGGAAACCCTGGAACAAGTGCTGGCCCAACGCCAGGGCAGCGCCTATTGCGCCCAGTTGTTCATCGACACCGGAACGGGCTATAGCGAGGCGGACTCGATGATCCAGCCCTTGATCCCAAGCCTGGGGCGGCAGGATATCGCGTTCGAGTTGGGAGAAAGAGCCGGGATTCAGGCGTTCCGTTTCGACCCGATCAACACGGCGGCGCGGATGGTCATCCACGAGGCCGAGGCCATCGACCACACCGGGAAGCCGCATCCTTTGGCGGTCACTCTATCCAACTTCAGCGGGCAACGGGATGGCGTCCTGTTGTTCGAAACCGACGATCCGCAAATCCATCTGGAGGCCGCGCCCGACCGGCAATATCGCCAACTGCGGTTTTCCATCGGCTACCAATTGCTCGCGCCCCAATAG
- a CDS encoding efflux RND transporter permease subunit, with product MEGLIRAALGQRLIVLVIALALVAAGVVAFRQLSVDAFPDVTNVQVQVAVEAPGRSPEEVERFVTVPLEIAMTGLPGLAELRSVNRNALSQIVLVFSDDTDVYFARQLVLERLIEAAANLPEGVTPVLGPVSSGLGEVYQYTLERPDDGGRELTLQELTDRRTVQDWVVRPLLRGVPGVAEINSIGGLERQYQVLPNPDRLRHYGLTLKEVYTALALNNANSGGGKLPRYAEQYLIRGVGLIEGVEDIEEIVLKEIDGTPVFIRDVAEVRIGAAGRSGAVINNGVTEAVGGIVLSIRGGNAKRIVSQVKQRVEEINGQDMLPDGLRIVPFYDRSELVDAAVHTVAKVLLEGVALVVVVLLLYLGDLRSSLIVVATLVVTPLCTFMAMNHFGISANLMSLGGLAIAIGIMVDGSVVVVENTFRHLGEAKDKGDRLLTVLLAATEVATPVLFGVGIICLVFLPLMTLEGIEGKLFAPLAYTIAIALLVSLVLSLTLSPVLCAYLLKGGAEHDTPVIAFMKRPYLKLLDVALGNPVTVVVAAVAVLGLSLSLLPFLGSSFIPEMNEGTIVPGINRVPSMSLAESIKLEAEAMRLVMEVPGVAGVVSQLGRSESPTDPQPENESTPIATLKPRAAMPEGWDQTTVTEAIREKLKVLPGVQVVMAQPISDRVDEMVTGVRSDIAIKVFGDDLAELKRLADAIVRVLNTVEGSADIRVERLSGQQYLTIDIDRRAIARHGINVADINDIIETAIGGRVSTEVYEGERRFSAVVRFPENFRGSPEAIGEILLKSPNGALVRLDDLAQVRVVDGPAQISREMAKRRIVIGANVRGRDLGGFVAELQQKVGAEIKLPPGYFLRWGGQFENLERAMNRLKLIIPITIGAIFFLLFLLFNSLRFAALIILVLPFASMGGIVSLYLTGEYLSVPASVGFITLWGIAVLNGVVLVSYIRGLRGQGLPQREAIAEGCRQRFRPVMMTATVAMLGLIPFLFSTGPGSEVQRPLAIVVIGGLISSTLLTLVVLPALYRWFEREAAGS from the coding sequence ATGGAGGGTTTGATCCGCGCCGCGCTCGGGCAGCGGCTGATCGTGCTGGTGATCGCCCTGGCCTTGGTCGCCGCCGGGGTGGTGGCCTTCCGGCAACTCTCGGTCGATGCCTTCCCCGATGTGACCAATGTCCAGGTGCAGGTGGCGGTGGAAGCGCCGGGCCGCTCGCCGGAGGAGGTCGAGCGCTTCGTCACCGTGCCGCTGGAAATCGCCATGACCGGCCTCCCAGGCCTGGCCGAGTTGCGTTCGGTCAACCGCAACGCCCTGTCCCAGATCGTCCTGGTGTTCAGCGACGACACCGATGTTTATTTCGCCCGCCAATTGGTGCTGGAGCGCCTGATCGAGGCGGCGGCGAACCTGCCGGAAGGCGTCACGCCGGTGTTGGGGCCGGTGTCATCGGGTTTGGGCGAGGTTTATCAATACACCCTCGAACGCCCGGACGACGGCGGCCGCGAACTGACCCTCCAGGAACTGACCGACCGCCGCACCGTCCAGGACTGGGTGGTGCGGCCCTTGTTGCGCGGGGTGCCGGGCGTGGCCGAGATCAATTCCATCGGCGGCCTGGAACGCCAATACCAAGTGCTGCCCAATCCCGACCGCCTGCGCCATTACGGGTTGACGCTGAAGGAGGTCTATACCGCCCTGGCGCTCAACAACGCCAACAGCGGCGGCGGCAAGCTGCCGCGCTACGCCGAGCAATACCTGATCCGCGGCGTGGGCTTGATCGAGGGTGTGGAGGATATCGAGGAAATCGTCCTCAAGGAGATCGACGGCACGCCGGTCTTCATCCGCGACGTGGCCGAGGTGCGGATCGGGGCGGCCGGACGTTCGGGCGCGGTCATCAATAACGGCGTGACCGAAGCGGTGGGCGGCATCGTCCTGTCGATCCGTGGCGGCAACGCCAAGCGCATCGTGTCCCAGGTCAAGCAGCGGGTGGAAGAGATCAACGGCCAGGACATGCTGCCGGACGGGCTGAGGATCGTGCCGTTCTACGACCGTTCCGAACTGGTGGACGCCGCCGTCCATACCGTCGCCAAGGTCTTGCTTGAAGGCGTGGCCCTGGTGGTGGTGGTCTTGCTGCTCTATCTGGGCGATCTCAGGTCCAGCCTGATCGTGGTGGCGACCCTGGTGGTCACGCCGCTCTGCACCTTCATGGCGATGAACCATTTCGGCATTTCCGCCAACCTGATGTCGCTGGGAGGGCTGGCCATCGCCATCGGCATCATGGTGGACGGCTCGGTGGTGGTGGTGGAGAACACCTTCCGCCATCTGGGCGAGGCCAAGGACAAGGGCGACCGCCTCTTGACCGTGCTGCTGGCGGCGACCGAGGTGGCGACGCCGGTGCTGTTCGGGGTGGGCATCATCTGTCTGGTGTTCCTGCCCTTGATGACCCTGGAAGGCATCGAGGGCAAGCTGTTCGCCCCCCTGGCCTATACCATCGCCATCGCCTTGCTGGTTTCGCTGGTGCTGTCGTTGACCCTGTCGCCGGTCCTGTGCGCCTATCTGCTCAAGGGCGGGGCCGAACACGATACGCCCGTTATCGCCTTCATGAAGCGGCCCTATCTCAAGCTATTGGATGTGGCGCTGGGGAATCCGGTCACGGTGGTGGTGGCGGCGGTGGCGGTGCTGGGCTTGAGCCTGTCGCTCTTGCCCTTCCTGGGTTCCTCGTTCATCCCGGAGATGAACGAGGGGACCATCGTGCCGGGCATCAACCGGGTGCCCAGCATGTCGCTGGCCGAGTCGATCAAGCTGGAAGCGGAAGCCATGCGGCTGGTGATGGAGGTGCCGGGCGTGGCCGGGGTGGTGTCGCAACTGGGCCGCAGCGAAAGCCCCACCGATCCCCAGCCGGAAAATGAATCCACCCCCATCGCCACCTTGAAGCCGCGCGCGGCCATGCCGGAAGGCTGGGACCAAACTACGGTGACGGAGGCTATCCGCGAGAAGCTCAAGGTCTTGCCGGGGGTGCAGGTGGTGATGGCCCAGCCGATTTCCGACCGGGTGGACGAGATGGTCACGGGAGTGCGCTCCGATATCGCCATCAAGGTGTTCGGCGACGATTTGGCCGAACTCAAGCGGCTGGCCGACGCAATCGTGAGGGTGCTGAACACGGTCGAGGGCAGCGCCGATATTCGGGTGGAGCGTCTCAGCGGCCAGCAATACCTGACCATCGATATCGACCGCCGCGCCATCGCCCGCCATGGCATCAATGTGGCCGATATCAACGATATCATCGAGACCGCCATCGGCGGGCGGGTCAGCACCGAGGTCTACGAGGGCGAGCGGCGCTTCTCGGCGGTGGTCAGGTTCCCGGAAAACTTCCGCGGCAGTCCCGAGGCCATCGGCGAAATCCTCCTGAAATCGCCCAACGGAGCTTTGGTGCGGCTGGACGATCTGGCCCAGGTCCGGGTGGTGGACGGCCCGGCCCAGATCAGCCGGGAAATGGCCAAGCGCCGCATCGTGATCGGGGCCAATGTCCGGGGCCGCGACCTCGGCGGCTTCGTGGCAGAATTGCAGCAAAAGGTGGGCGCGGAGATAAAACTGCCGCCCGGTTATTTCCTGCGGTGGGGCGGGCAGTTCGAAAACCTGGAACGGGCCATGAACCGGCTCAAGCTCATCATCCCCATCACCATCGGGGCGATCTTCTTCTTATTGTTCCTGTTGTTCAATTCGCTCAGGTTCGCCGCGCTCATCATCCTGGTGCTGCCGTTCGCGTCCATGGGCGGCATCGTTTCGCTGTACCTGACCGGGGAATATCTGTCGGTGCCGGCCTCGGTGGGCTTCATCACCTTGTGGGGTATCGCGGTGTTGAATGGCGTGGTGTTGGTGTCCTATATCCGGGGTTTGCGCGGGCAGGGCTTGCCGCAACGGGAAGCCATCGCCGAGGGTTGCCGCCAGCGTTTCCGCCCGGTGATGATGACCGCGACCGTCGCCATGCTGGGCCTGATTCCCTTCCTGTTCTCGACCGGGCCGGGTTCGGAGGTGCAAAGGCCGCTCGCCATCGTGGTGATCGGCGGTTTGATCTCGTCCACCTTGCTGACCTTAGTGGTGTTGCCCGCGCTGTATCGTTGGTTCGAGCGGGAGGCGGCGGGCTCCTAA
- a CDS encoding efflux RND transporter periplasmic adaptor subunit yields the protein MKLPLAWMLALILPNAWAGIAPVPSQATELSVHAPPALLQKLVIEPVAEAHFTETLRLPGRVALDEHRVARIGPSISGRVTEIKAFIGQSVQKGDVLALINSTELGAAQAAYLKAKTQVGLQRLAVQRARRLFEEGIISQATLHEREGALAEAEVELRAGDGQLEVMGMSSAAIRRLAETGHIDSMTPVTATLTGTVLERQISVGQIAQPADDLFTVADLSQVWVVAEAPEQDAHRVELGRYAEVEIPALLQQRITGRLIYVADTVNPITRTVTVRMAVENAQHRIKPEMLANMVIRRSSEPGLVIPAQAVVRVDDRDHVFVQTGGDHFELRPVALGVEQDGRRRVVEGLSYGQRIVVDGAFHLNNERIRKELE from the coding sequence ATGAAACTACCGCTCGCCTGGATGCTCGCGCTGATCCTGCCTAATGCCTGGGCCGGTATCGCCCCCGTCCCTTCCCAGGCCACCGAGCTATCCGTCCACGCCCCGCCCGCGCTTTTGCAAAAGCTGGTGATCGAGCCGGTGGCCGAGGCCCATTTCACCGAAACCCTGCGGCTGCCGGGCCGGGTGGCCCTGGACGAACACCGCGTGGCCCGCATCGGTCCCAGCATCAGTGGCCGCGTCACCGAGATCAAAGCCTTCATCGGCCAAAGCGTCCAGAAGGGCGATGTCCTGGCCCTCATCAACAGCACCGAACTGGGGGCCGCCCAGGCCGCCTATCTCAAGGCCAAGACCCAGGTCGGTTTGCAGCGCTTGGCGGTGCAGCGGGCGCGGCGTTTGTTCGAGGAAGGCATCATCAGCCAAGCCACCCTGCACGAGCGGGAAGGTGCCTTGGCCGAGGCCGAGGTCGAACTCCGGGCCGGCGATGGCCAGTTGGAAGTCATGGGCATGAGTTCCGCCGCCATCCGCCGTTTGGCCGAGACCGGCCATATCGATTCCATGACCCCGGTGACGGCCACCCTCACCGGAACGGTGCTGGAGCGCCAGATATCGGTGGGGCAAATCGCCCAGCCCGCCGACGATTTGTTCACCGTCGCCGACCTGTCCCAGGTTTGGGTGGTGGCGGAAGCCCCGGAGCAGGACGCCCACCGGGTCGAGCTGGGCCGCTATGCCGAGGTGGAAATCCCGGCCCTGCTCCAGCAGCGCATCACCGGGCGCTTGATTTATGTGGCCGACACCGTGAACCCGATCACGCGCACCGTAACGGTGCGGATGGCGGTTGAAAACGCCCAACACCGGATCAAACCGGAGATGCTGGCGAACATGGTGATCCGCCGTTCCTCGGAACCGGGGCTGGTGATTCCGGCCCAGGCGGTGGTGCGGGTGGACGACCGCGACCATGTGTTCGTGCAGACCGGCGGCGACCATTTCGAACTGCGCCCGGTGGCGCTGGGCGTGGAGCAGGATGGGCGGCGGCGGGTGGTGGAAGGTTTGAGCTACGGCCAGCGCATCGTGGTGGACGGCGCGTTCCATCTCAACAACGAGCGCATCCGCAAGGAATTGGAGTAG
- a CDS encoding DUF3240 family protein, with protein MPESTLLTLICPPSLEESLVDWLLECLPDHGFSTFPVNGHSSRHQGLTLAEQVAGRKRQIRFDLHAPEAELFRLVERLTTEFAGTGLHYWMTPVLAQGRV; from the coding sequence ATGCCCGAATCCACCCTGTTGACCCTGATTTGCCCGCCCAGCCTGGAAGAGTCCCTGGTCGATTGGCTGCTCGAATGCCTGCCCGATCATGGGTTCAGCACCTTCCCGGTGAACGGCCATTCCAGCCGCCACCAAGGCTTGACCCTGGCCGAGCAGGTCGCGGGCCGCAAGCGCCAAATCCGGTTCGATCTGCATGCGCCGGAGGCCGAACTGTTCCGGCTGGTCGAGCGTCTTACCACCGAGTTCGCCGGGACCGGGCTGCATTACTGGATGACGCCGGTCTTGGCCCAAGGCCGGGTATAG
- a CDS encoding beta/gamma crystallin-related protein: protein MPHIVLFEHENFSGRRVDINQCGSSLGRDHNFNDKTSSIIVVRGTWLVYADGDYNGKCWVLKPGEYPTPDTWGGSHDNISSLRPVPKDKGLPLAVLFGDGDFNGRMVSFTEANADFPYIGFNDQVSSAIIVRGNWSAYRDTNFSGQRWALSDKGGPNQNGFYSGPDGFFDNDAISSIRPDSETA, encoded by the coding sequence ATGCCCCATATCGTCTTATTCGAACATGAGAACTTCAGCGGCCGCCGGGTCGATATCAACCAATGTGGCTCCAGCCTGGGCCGCGACCATAACTTCAACGACAAAACCTCGTCCATCATCGTGGTGAGGGGAACCTGGCTGGTCTACGCCGACGGCGATTACAACGGCAAGTGCTGGGTCTTGAAACCCGGCGAATACCCCACGCCCGACACCTGGGGCGGCTCGCACGACAATATCTCCTCCCTGCGCCCGGTCCCCAAGGACAAAGGACTGCCCCTGGCCGTCCTGTTCGGCGATGGCGATTTCAATGGCCGCATGGTGTCCTTCACCGAAGCCAATGCCGATTTCCCTTACATCGGTTTCAACGACCAGGTGTCCTCGGCGATCATCGTGCGGGGCAACTGGTCGGCCTACCGGGATACCAATTTCAGCGGCCAGCGCTGGGCGCTCTCCGATAAGGGCGGTCCCAACCAAAATGGATTCTATTCCGGCCCGGACGGCTTTTTTGACAACGATGCCATTTCCTCGATAAGGCCGGATTCCGAAACGGCATAA
- a CDS encoding DUF262 domain-containing protein has protein sequence MIDSNPTPEPLERRPEARAFKIEDLLAEVKLGRVRIPSFQRGLKWEREDASKLLDSLYRGYPVGTLLFWETEAEAREMQFGSIKISAGGRNDALWVVDGQQRIVSLARVLLSIEPDTDGFALYYDLDAPKFIAPPPPSKRSEDPTRWLPMTEVLDSERLLQWLFEKMPASKERRDRAIQLGKRIREYEIPAYIVRTNNQEILREVFSRTNDSGKRLKASEVFDALHGARSQNRPATIPEIVSDLEALGFGRVEEKLLYRLLRVLHGVDATVRIGDGALRLSEKDAESAYRKTAEAARLVIQFFKQDAGIPLYDLLPYKHPFITLGKFFHYHPTPQPRSRELLVRWLWRGALNGTHQGNTLSTQQALERIDAESEEKSIQRLLKATKERPGNMPDVSIPFKFNHAVSKLQALALIDLGPCNLETGALLQPNTLFGLESQELPLPQIITYMAGDHDQLTRSAANRLIHPAKNRGVRRLLMNVADQEVLTSHGITEPTLQALREGDATRFLALRADYLRPHFQQFFDRHARWDEPDRPSLSALVISDEEEED, from the coding sequence ATGATCGATAGCAACCCCACCCCAGAACCTTTGGAGCGCCGCCCGGAAGCTCGTGCATTCAAAATCGAAGACTTGCTTGCTGAGGTCAAGTTAGGACGGGTTCGCATCCCTTCCTTCCAGCGTGGGTTGAAATGGGAACGGGAAGATGCCAGCAAATTACTCGATAGCCTTTATCGCGGTTATCCGGTGGGAACCCTATTGTTTTGGGAAACCGAAGCGGAAGCGAGGGAAATGCAATTCGGCTCGATCAAAATTAGTGCCGGAGGCCGCAATGATGCGCTATGGGTGGTCGATGGCCAACAGCGCATCGTTTCCTTAGCTCGGGTACTCCTGTCAATCGAACCAGATACGGACGGCTTCGCCCTTTATTATGATCTCGATGCCCCTAAATTCATCGCGCCCCCGCCTCCATCCAAGCGCAGCGAAGACCCCACCCGCTGGCTACCCATGACCGAAGTTTTGGATTCCGAACGGCTCTTACAATGGCTATTTGAGAAAATGCCTGCCAGCAAGGAGCGCCGGGACAGGGCAATCCAGCTAGGAAAACGCATACGTGAATATGAAATACCTGCTTATATAGTACGAACCAATAATCAAGAAATTCTACGAGAGGTATTCAGCCGCACCAACGATTCCGGCAAGCGGCTTAAGGCATCCGAAGTGTTTGATGCCTTGCACGGCGCACGCTCTCAAAATCGCCCAGCAACCATTCCAGAAATTGTCTCCGATCTGGAAGCACTTGGTTTCGGTCGTGTCGAAGAAAAGCTTTTATACCGGCTTCTACGGGTTTTGCATGGGGTGGATGCCACAGTTAGGATAGGAGATGGAGCTTTGCGCCTCTCTGAAAAGGATGCCGAAAGTGCGTATCGGAAAACTGCGGAAGCCGCACGCTTAGTTATTCAGTTTTTCAAACAAGACGCCGGCATCCCTTTGTATGACTTATTACCATACAAACACCCATTTATCACTCTTGGGAAATTTTTCCATTACCATCCCACCCCACAACCCCGTTCACGCGAACTACTGGTGCGTTGGCTCTGGCGCGGCGCGCTAAATGGGACACATCAAGGAAATACCCTTTCAACTCAGCAGGCGCTAGAACGGATTGATGCGGAAAGCGAAGAAAAATCCATCCAGCGCTTATTGAAAGCAACGAAAGAAAGGCCAGGGAATATGCCAGATGTTAGCATACCCTTCAAATTCAACCATGCTGTTAGCAAACTACAAGCCCTTGCGTTAATCGATCTCGGGCCATGCAATCTAGAAACCGGGGCATTGCTACAACCGAACACGTTATTCGGCTTGGAAAGCCAAGAGTTACCTCTTCCCCAGATAATTACTTATATGGCTGGCGACCATGACCAATTGACGCGCTCCGCTGCGAACCGGTTAATCCATCCCGCAAAAAATAGAGGAGTGCGTCGGCTCCTAATGAATGTCGCCGATCAGGAAGTTCTGACCTCCCACGGTATTACAGAACCAACACTCCAAGCTTTACGTGAGGGCGATGCGACAAGATTTTTAGCGTTGCGTGCAGACTATCTCCGTCCCCATTTCCAGCAATTCTTCGACCGGCACGCCCGCTGGGACGAACCCGACCGCCCTTCCCTATCTGCGTTGGTAATATCGGACGAAGAGGAGGAAGACTGA
- a CDS encoding type II toxin-antitoxin system HipA family toxin, which yields MGYTNTLRVLLNDKAIGTLSLDKTDGCEFRLLESYKNAYPRPVLGQIFLDNLKAVHYSRARVPPWFSNLLPEGPLRELVAKQAGVHSTREFFLLHHLGEDLPGAVRVVADDAWAEPDDTEENIQPENTDDFGQWHFSLAGVQLKFSANRSERGLTIPASGRGGDWIVKLPDARFPKVPENEYATLLWAKESGIRIPEVELVDIRGISGLPEHIGLVREQWALAIRRFDRPDLNRRIHMEDFAQIFGLYPEQKYSKYNYETLGSLIYSLTGEIGLDEYIHRLIFIIISGNADAHHKNWSLIYPDGIMAELSPAYDLVSTIQYIPNDKLALNLAKSKRWEDISMDSFRRMARKLGVEERHMMAIVRVILDGIRSAWERSAKEFGYDSTAREILERHFKRIPLLESRS from the coding sequence ATGGGATACACCAACACCCTGCGGGTGCTGTTGAACGATAAGGCTATCGGCACGCTAAGCCTGGATAAAACCGACGGTTGCGAATTCCGCCTATTGGAATCGTACAAAAACGCCTATCCGCGTCCGGTATTGGGCCAAATATTCCTGGATAACCTGAAAGCGGTCCATTACAGCCGCGCACGCGTACCGCCTTGGTTTTCCAACCTGCTACCGGAAGGGCCATTGCGCGAATTGGTGGCGAAACAAGCGGGCGTCCATTCCACCCGCGAATTCTTCCTGCTCCACCACCTAGGCGAAGATTTACCGGGAGCGGTGCGCGTCGTCGCCGATGACGCTTGGGCCGAGCCGGACGACACCGAAGAAAACATCCAACCCGAAAATACCGACGATTTCGGGCAATGGCATTTTTCGCTGGCCGGGGTCCAGCTCAAGTTTTCCGCCAACCGCAGCGAACGCGGCCTCACCATCCCGGCCAGTGGCCGTGGCGGCGATTGGATCGTGAAGCTGCCCGATGCCCGTTTTCCCAAGGTACCTGAAAACGAATATGCCACCCTGCTTTGGGCTAAGGAAAGCGGTATCCGAATCCCGGAAGTGGAGTTGGTGGATATCAGAGGAATCTCCGGCCTGCCTGAGCATATCGGTCTTGTGCGGGAACAATGGGCGCTGGCAATCCGCCGGTTCGACCGGCCCGACCTAAACCGGCGCATCCACATGGAGGATTTCGCCCAAATATTCGGCCTATATCCAGAGCAAAAATACAGCAAATACAATTACGAAACCCTAGGCAGCCTAATTTATTCGCTCACAGGGGAAATAGGCTTGGATGAATATATCCATCGACTTATTTTCATTATTATATCGGGCAACGCGGATGCTCACCATAAGAATTGGAGCCTCATTTATCCCGATGGCATTATGGCCGAACTCTCCCCGGCCTATGATTTGGTTTCGACCATCCAATATATTCCTAACGATAAACTAGCCTTGAACCTCGCCAAATCGAAGCGCTGGGAAGATATAAGCATGGATTCATTTCGTCGGATGGCCAGGAAACTCGGCGTAGAAGAAAGACATATGATGGCGATAGTTAGAGTCATCCTTGACGGTATCCGATCCGCCTGGGAGCGCTCGGCTAAAGAGTTTGGCTATGACTCCACCGCCCGCGAGATACTGGAACGGCATTTCAAGCGGATACCTTTGCTCGAAAGCCGTTCCTGA